The sequence CGCCGCTTCGTTACCGACCGATGCGTCATTCTCCTGCAGATATCGGTCCAGTTTCTCTTGAGTCTTCTGCTCTCGTGCCAGAATCTCCAATTTCTGCGTGAGCATCTCCGCAAACTGCTTCGCCGGCATCTGTTTTGGGAACGCCATACGCTGGGTGCGCGGGACAACGTGGTGCGCCATGGACTCGCGGTTTATACTCGCAGATTCCTTAATTGCTCTACTACTAGATTGCTTCATATATTGCTTTTTGCTCTTCTGCTTACTGCTCGTTCCATCGCTGCGAGCGGTAAAAGTTACATGTACGAATCAGTGATACAGTTTTACCAAATTAATTGCAGTGATatcaaataatgtaaattcGACAAAGTTTAACGATCGACATAAAAACTGAAGAAATTTCACTTTTGAGCGCAACATAAACACTATATTTACAattcaaaaaaaaagaaaggaacttACATAGATCCGTCGTTGAGGGACATATTGTCCACCTCGGTACGTGCATCACTGCTTAAGCTTTGAAGCTCGGAATCCTGTCTGGATACTGGGTTGTAAGAGGAATATTGTGCGTGCAATCTGGTTACGTGCATGTGATATGGACTAGTCCCATGTTGCAAGTAAATGCTACAAATTCCACGCAAAACAGCAAAACAAGAACAACTAAATAAACGGCAAATAAAAACAGGAACatcgtaaaaaaaaatagaaagaaatagaaataaaagacCAACGTTCTATTGCGCACATAATATTggacaaaaattatcaaaactGTTATCGAGAAACGGAAGTGGCAGTGTCTTCCAGCAATGTCAATCGTTTTCGATGATAAAATGTAAACTTAAAATATAATCgagagattatgcaaattTCATCACATCAAGCTTCAAAAAGGAGACAACAGCGTTGTTAAAGCATTCATCGCAGGGTTGACTTGAAGCGTACTGTATAAATGACGAAGGGcgtttttaatggaaaaaagagtcgataaatttttaaagtggAAAGTGGCGTTTACCCAGCGTATGCCTCCGGTCTTGGTCGTAAATCCATCGCTCTGCTCTGTTGGGTGGCCATTAAGACATCTTTGGTCAATCTCAATTCCCCGGGCGTTCCACCGGTCGAGTGCGAATTGTGCACGCTGCCGACGTACTCGCTGTCTTCGTGCACAGTGGGCAGCTGGCTCGGTCCGCAGGAAATGGACATCTCACGGCTGCCCGAACTCGAGCTCGGACAGCCGCCGGATTCCGGATTCTGGTAAGATTGAACGTACTGAAGGTACACATCAGACTGCAGGAAGTTTGGATACGTCGTCTCGTTGATCAACCGTTCGACTTCCAGCTGTACGATGTCGAACACCTTCTGATCAGCGCGGCCTTCTTTTACTCGACGATCTGCCTCTTTCATCACATCCTCCGGTATAGTTAGCTGCGACTTGAGAAAAAACCTTCGATAGATGAGCTTCACCAGCTGCGAGATCTTCTCCGCATTTTTTTGCTCCTTGAGGCCTTCACAGGCGAACCAGAAGTTGAGCGGGTCTACGTGCCCCTCCTGATCGAGGTACCTCTTGAACAATTCTAGACCAACTGGATCCTGTAGCAGGGAGTGCAGATTTCTCGCCCACCGTGCATAAGCGGGAAGTGAATTGCTCTCCATGGTAGTGGTTCCACAGCAACCCTCCGGTTCGAATCCCCGTGGCGCGGAAGCATCGCAACCACCATCGGAGATCTGCGACGTCGTGAAAGCAGAACGTCTAGATGTCAGAGCGGGACTCTGTGGACGGATCCGGCTAACATAGCTTTCCGTTTCCTCTCCTAAAACATTTAACGTTGTTAATTTTGTGTCAtcattttataaagatttctTCTTTATAAAAACAGAGTAAGAGAGTTTTTGCTTTAGCAAATGTTTAAAATCTCACATGGCTTCTTTCATATAATCGAACCTGTTTACTATCTTAATTTAAGCTTGTTTTATCTTACCTGGCACTGGTGGCCTAGGAGAGTTCTCATTGAAGCAACGCGCTTCGTTTTGCCGAGATGCACTCATTCTATCTATCATGGCCTTCATGTGCTATTTTGTTAACTATACTTAATTTCCGCCCACGGTGCCTCTTAGTGGACATGGTTAGTCCCAACCTGGAACAGTaaacaaattttgttaaatcaaTCTAGCTGTCACAATCTgtcactttatatttttatcacaagGTACACCATGTATCCAAGTAAGAAGCACAGGTATcaagaaacatattttattaattagtacTCTTAACAGTTCTTATATTATTCTCTGACGTAAGACAgaagaaaaaatcaaaatggaaataatgattttatgtCAATATTCTCATTGACGAGCATATATCCGCTAAACAATATTGATTTCAACGCAGTTACATCGCTGTGAAAGAGCTGAGAGATGGTACGCACTAACAAAGAAGGGAAATCTGGGATACTGGATCGATGAAGCTCTGTGGTGAGTCATATCTCTCAATTAAACAGCTAAGGGGGTTTTTTCTGTTGTCAGGAACTCCAAGGGTGGAGCATAGCGGAGAAGCTATAGGCCATCTCCTAGCAGGCTGCGCAGAGGGATGCATTTCTGCGTctacatgtatatatgcacAACCCCTATTGGTCTGTTGCGCAGACCATTTGTGTGGTATTGATCCACAAAACCTATAACGCAATCCATTGAGTGTTCTTGCCAGCTCGGAGAACATCTGGATCCATCTTGCGAGTCTAATATCCTTTATTAACCGAAATCAAGTTCTAATAtggcagaaaaatattaataggtTTATCAAGTAAGGCAAGTTGCGGAAGAAAAGGCCATTGTACCTCTAGGGTCTGCCCCTTTGTTACGTCAGGGCATAGAAATATGGTTCATATAGACCACACACTTCAGCCTAAGCAGCAAATGTGCAACCGTCCACTTAAAGGAGAAATACTAACCCTTGCAATCAAGAATCGTTGCTTCTGTCATGATAATACAACACATTAGAGCACAAATTACACTAAAAAGTCAGAATACGTCAATATATACTGAGTACGTGTAGtcttaattacaaatttgaaAGCTACTCTTGACATATTTACCCATAGGATATAAAatctaacaaaattatttccaaCTCATGATAAtctttaataattctaatattattgTGCCAGCACTATCACGGGGCTACtggagaaaagaagaatagcTCTCCAATAAAGGTTGGAAACTTGATCCCAACCCATACAAAGAAGGAAATATGAAATGAGAAGCTGTCATAATGAATCATCTCGCTCCACTGCACATTTACCTGAATCAAAAGAGAAGAATCAGGATACATACCATGTTAGCGATGAACCTAATGCAAACAGCTCTGGAGTCTGTTAAGTCTACAGGGATCTATTATGATACTGACAGAAGTGGAGCGATCTTGTATCGTAAACACTAAAATTTCtttgtttgttcaaaataGAACCTGCGATGCCTTCGATAGCACTGCTGGAGGCATACTGAAGCAAGGCTGCGTCCTGACCAGGACTGACGCCGCATTGATATAGCGATGTGGCAAAAGAGTAGGGATAGAATCTAGAATCCTTACGGAGTACATTGATTCTGACTCCCAGTTCGCTGGAGCAGTTCCATGCAACATGCCCAATGGAACCTAGAACTCTACATCTTGTAAACTTACTTCTTACATTTTCACAGGCTGAATTGTAAATACGTTCTATCCTTAAACAGCACAcacaatatagaaaataatggaaaaatttTTCAGTCACCATTAAGAACAAATTACCTTGCTTTGTTGTTGTTGAACAAGAATCCTATCTAAAAAtcatacaaataaattcttttacaaCCATCATTCTCACAAGCAGCAAATAACTTGTTATAAACTGATACATCTGTCTCTCATTAATgactgaaaaataaatcgttaacAACAGATGTTCGAGGATGCTACAGAGAATTGAGACCCACGCGTTGCTCTCGTACAACTTGGTCATCAAATTCCCTCTGAATTTTTCTGTTTGTAACCGTACCTCTTCCAAACGAAACGAAGGTGGACTGATCGAACGCGATATCCCCGATGAAAGGGAAAAAGTGTTTGTCAGCAACGTCGGCGACGAGGTATTAACTTAAGAGGCTTTCCCGGCCGTATCAATTCTCTCGCAGACTTCTTATTGTTCGGGGACCACGCCGCGATCATTCTCGTCCGGAGAGATATTTCGATTTACTTGGCGGAATTTCTCCTTAGTTGCGGCGAAACACGTTTCACGACACAATCGCCGTCGACGGTGCACATACCCGCCCGTTGTCGCGCCGATATTCGCCGTTTTTACGTTACCGAATAGCATTTTGACGCGTCGTTCTCTGTTCCGCCACCGAACAAAGCCACGCGGAAGATCCTTCGTCGGTATTGTATCGATTGCAGGGATGATTCAAATCGCGTAACGGTCCAAAATCTTCCGCAGTTGTCAAATCAGTGTCGCCACCTATCACGATGGCAGCACCGTGCTCGAAGTGCACTCGTGAACGAAAAATCTATCTTACCGATTGTTTTTTGAAGGACGAGTTGCAGGAGCAATTTATCGATGAACACGCAAAGTGAAAATTTCAAATGTGATATGTTgctattcttttcttactaCGTTTGTAAGAATTGATCGTGTCTCGAAACATTCAGagcttgtaataat comes from Ooceraea biroi isolate clonal line C1 chromosome 8, Obir_v5.4, whole genome shotgun sequence and encodes:
- the LOC105275558 gene encoding axin-1 isoform X2, whose product is MKAMIDRMSASRQNEARCFNENSPRPPVPGEETESYVSRIRPQSPALTSRRSAFTTSQISDGGCDASAPRGFEPEGCCGTTTMESNSLPAYARWARNLHSLLQDPVGLELFKRYLDQEGHVDPLNFWFACEGLKEQKNAEKISQLVKLIYRRFFLKSQLTIPEDVMKEADRRVKEGRADQKVFDIVQLEVERLINETTYPNFLQSDVYLQYVQSYQNPESGGCPSSSSGSREMSISCGPSQLPTVHEDSEYVGSVHNSHSTGGTPGELRLTKDVLMATQQSRAMDLRPRPEAYAGDGTSSKQKSKKQYMKQSSSRAIKESASINRESMAHHVVPRTQRMAFPKQMPAKQFAEMLTQKLEILAREQKTQEKLDRYLQENDASVGNEAATETANTHKSLGDALREKLSIEEDSDQAILDEHVSRVWSDQTPSRSPRHSPERRRPTHNYPRPYKQRKEKDMDSTFSVDSGNIHDFQESSDLVGASSMSSLGSHLSKSKSVPSDYADSLHKQDMHQGHEQRFRRSDMTRRSATKKSMTELTDSGVSVVSDGTPSLNKDIRLANRFKETDKKVDLKYSGRHGKRYGSRSGSLERPNREAWSMEVPAQPFVSVLGMPPLSAPYTHIQLEETCRRLEQENKSRASCKQRHLNVSKQTYEPVSQSQLYFQSNESTLRKPKQEAGDFTTVVFSFCDEQFPYRTKIPGHNVTLKQFKEYLPKKGSYRYFFKTECEDLDTKVIQEEITDDSEILPLWEGKVMAQVKALE
- the LOC105275558 gene encoding axin-2 isoform X1 yields the protein MKAMIDRMSASRQNEARCFNENSPRPPVPGEETESYVSRIRPQSPALTSRRSAFTTSQISDGGCDASAPRGFEPEGCCGTTTMESNSLPAYARWARNLHSLLQDPVGLELFKRYLDQEGHVDPLNFWFACEGLKEQKNAEKISQLVKLIYRRFFLKSQLTIPEDVMKEADRRVKEGRADQKVFDIVQLEVERLINETTYPNFLQSDVYLQYVQSYQNPESGGCPSSSSGSREMSISCGPSQLPTVHEDSEYVGSVHNSHSTGGTPGELRLTKDVLMATQQSRAMDLRPRPEAYAGIYLQHGTSPYHMHVTRLHAQYSSYNPVSRQDSELQSLSSDARTEVDNMSLNDGSIDGTSSKQKSKKQYMKQSSSRAIKESASINRESMAHHVVPRTQRMAFPKQMPAKQFAEMLTQKLEILAREQKTQEKLDRYLQENDASVGNEAATETANTHKSLGDALREKLSIEEDSDQAILDEHVSRVWSDQTPSRSPRHSPERRRPTHNYPRPYKQRKEKDMDSTFSVDSGNIHDFQESSDLVGASSMSSLGSHLSKSKSVPSDYADSLHKQDMHQGHEQRFRRSDMTRRSATKKSMTELTDSGVSVVSDGTPSLNKDIRLANRFKETDKKVDLKYSGRHGKRYGSRSGSLERPNREAWSMEVPAQPFVSVLGMPPLSAPYTHIQLEETCRRLEQENKSRASCKQRHLNVSKQTYEPVSQSQLYFQSNESTLRKPKQEAGDFTTVVFSFCDEQFPYRTKIPGHNVTLKQFKEYLPKKGSYRYFFKTECEDLDTKVIQEEITDDSEILPLWEGKVMAQVKALE